The Deltaproteobacteria bacterium region ACGGAGACCATGGTGGCGGTGGCAAAGGCCGCGGCAAAAACTAAAGCCGCTGGGCTTAGGAGGATGAAGTAATGCCAATATACGAGTATAGCTGTTCCAAATGCGGCGAGGTGTTCGAGGCATCCCAGAAGATGTCCGAGAAACCTCTTACAAAATGCGTCAAATGCGGCAAGGGCCCTGTTGAAAAGCTCATCTCGCGCTCGGCCTTCCATCTAAAAGGCGGCGGATGGTACAAGTCCGGATACACGAAGGAATCAAGTAAACCCGCGGCGTGCCCGGCATCCGCACCTAAAGATAAAAACGGCTGCGGCGGTTGCCCTTCGGCCAGTTAATACCCATTGGCAGTATGT contains the following coding sequences:
- a CDS encoding zinc ribbon domain-containing protein; protein product: MPIYEYSCSKCGEVFEASQKMSEKPLTKCVKCGKGPVEKLISRSAFHLKGGGWYKSGYTKESSKPAACPASAPKDKNGCGGCPSAS